In one Gossypium hirsutum isolate 1008001.06 chromosome D09, Gossypium_hirsutum_v2.1, whole genome shotgun sequence genomic region, the following are encoded:
- the LOC107890627 gene encoding FCS-Like Zinc finger 2, protein MESSGRSRRPCFIEEDNGLASLAVMESGYAGIHCQTHKQNGFFSRPLCYSRRSSLRNLPSSSSSSFYCSSASSPRSGRFCDARFEDHQPHFLDACFLCKKPIGGNRDIFMYRGDTPFCSEECRQEQIEIDEAKEKNHNLSSSIKAMRKKDQKKSTSPTKAESYPFRPGTVAAA, encoded by the exons ATGGAATCATCTGGACGTTCAAGGAGGCCTTgtttcattgaagaagataatgGGTTGGCTTCTCTTGCAGTTATGGAGTCTGGGTATGCAGGAATTCATTGCCAAACTCATAAGCAAAATGGATTTTTTTCAAGACCTCTTTGTTACTCAAGGAGAAGTAGTTTGAGGAATCtgccatcatcatcatcttcatcttttTATTGTTCTTCGGCTTCTTCTCCAAGGTCTGGTAGGTTTTGTGATGCCAGATTTGAAGACCATCAGCCCCATTTCTTGGATGCTTGTTTCCTTTGCAAGAAGCCTATTGGGGGTAACAGAGACATCTTCATGTACAG AGGGGACACACCTTTTTGTAGTGAAGAGTGTAGACAAGAACAAATAGAGATTGATGAAGCTAAGGAAAAGAACCATAACCTTTCATCCTCCATTAAAGCTATGAGAAAGAAAGACCAAAAAAAATCTACATCTCCAACAAAAGCTGAAAGCTACCCTTTCCGACCAGGCACTGTTGCAGCTGCCTAA